A single window of Aspergillus oryzae RIB40 DNA, chromosome 8 DNA harbors:
- a CDS encoding uncharacterized protein (predicted protein), producing MNAVNFMANQPITDTTPTEIIGLNQSRSTSSRSAGHSPLNFNNATSPHVPGNAYNIVRSRPPSSNTASGSPSQPSERDEFQDIFSELLTGTEHEIAFLVRHFSESLGPWLDVSDSTRFFEVHVPIRAINDPFLNFAIAALAAKHLGRMKGATSPASGGMFTSPATMEIYPNATQVDWFLKATNYYYIAASRMNSAISEAYTSVSSSAILEESAIQIASRWLSSQPQQSSSAAEEAAASTFSRKAENILAASTIMTMYKILDEPAENWQSHLSGIKSLFDSLIEVHSGRRSGTLPGWIT from the exons ATGAATGCTGTTAATTTCATGGCAAACCAGCCCATCACAGACACCACGCCCACTGAAATTATTGGATTGAACCAGTCACGGAGCACTTCTAGCAGGAGTGCTGGCCACAGTCCACTAAATTTTAATAATGCTACATCTCCTCACGTCCCGGGTAATGCTTACAATATCGTTCGGTCCAGGCCCCCATCTTCTAATACTGCCTCGGGGAGCCCATCACAACCTAGCGAGAGAGACGAGTTCCAGGATATCTTTTCTGAACTCTTAACGGGCACTGAACATGAAATAGCGTTTCTGGTTCGACATTTTTCGGAAAGTTTGGGGCCTTG GCTAGACGTCTCGGACTCGACCCGGTTTTTTGAAGTTCATGTACCAATACGCGCGATCAATGATCCCTTCTTAAATTTTGCAATTGCCGCTCTGGCTGCGAAGCATCTCGGCAGGATGAAAGGCGCAACGTCACCAGCTAGTGGTGGAATGTTCACAAGCCCCGCGACCATGGAAATCTATCCAAATGCGACACAAGTGGACTGGTTTCTCAAAGCAACtaactactactatattGCCGCTTCCCGCATGAATTCCGCCATCTCTGAAGCTTACACTTCCGTATCTAGCTCGGCCATTTTAGAAGAATCGGCAATTCAAATCGCCAGCCGATGGTTAAGTTCTCAGCCACAGCAGTCTAGTTCcgctgccgaagaagccgcTGCCAGCACTTTCTCAAGAAAGGCAGAGAATATCCTCGCAGCCTCAACTATCATGACGATGTATAAGATTTTGGATGAACCCGCAGAAAATTGGCAATC GCACCTTTCTGGAATAAAGTCATTATTTGACTCTTTGATAGAAGTACACAGCG GGCGGCGTTCTGGAACCTTGCCCGGTTGGATTACTTAA